A window from Pseudomonas frederiksbergensis encodes these proteins:
- a CDS encoding DUF4123 domain-containing protein: MVNNPNTWLQGHPLNGTEKLFAIFSNASAAEPFKVWRRSLSVHAPSPIWADTIYSGWEAVMPYVGIVAADSEFLDWVATTESQDWGWLAVSSASLEVLVEHLRSLTQVTLPNGKAVFFRFWDGRYLLPILQSADVKAAELLPVIGRCLINRQSVDIGGSALKTSRVFPWWEVSDSLLQHLGAVDASTHTNNLLQWLNEEHQNLFEAFSENVLRRKVETFLARPDLPSGLKAELLAYLMEELS, encoded by the coding sequence ATGGTTAATAACCCTAATACCTGGCTACAAGGTCATCCCCTTAACGGCACTGAAAAACTCTTCGCAATCTTTAGTAACGCCAGCGCTGCGGAGCCGTTCAAGGTTTGGCGGCGCTCATTGAGCGTCCACGCGCCGAGCCCGATTTGGGCAGATACGATTTACTCCGGGTGGGAAGCAGTGATGCCCTATGTAGGAATCGTCGCTGCCGACAGTGAGTTTCTCGATTGGGTTGCCACAACCGAGTCCCAAGATTGGGGCTGGTTAGCGGTGTCTTCGGCAAGCCTTGAGGTGCTGGTTGAGCATCTGCGCAGTCTCACTCAAGTGACGCTACCGAACGGCAAAGCTGTGTTTTTCCGCTTTTGGGATGGGCGTTATTTGTTGCCGATTTTGCAGTCCGCTGACGTGAAAGCCGCTGAGCTATTACCGGTGATAGGGAGGTGCCTTATTAACCGGCAGTCGGTCGATATCGGTGGTAGTGCACTGAAAACCTCGAGGGTTTTTCCATGGTGGGAGGTTTCTGATTCCCTGCTGCAACACCTCGGCGCTGTAGATGCTTCAACCCATACCAACAATCTGTTGCAGTGGTTGAATGAAGAGCATCAGAACCTGTTCGAGGCGTTTTCTGAGAACGTGTTGCGAAGGAAGGTCGAGACGTTTCTTGCCAGGCCTGACCTGCCTTCCGGGCTGAAAGCAGAGTTGTTGGCGTACTTGATGGAAGAGCTGAGCTGA